GTTCTTGATCTTGTTGCGGCGGGCCTCGGCGGCGTCACGGCGTTCTTCGAAGCGGGCCGCCTGGGCGTCGAGCGCCTTGAGGAAGGTGGCCAGCTCGTCCCGGGCGGCTTCGCCCACCGGGCCGAGGTTGGTCAGGTCGAACACCTTCCAGTAGCGCAGCAGCGGCAGGACGACGTCGTCGTGGTGGATACGCAGGTCGTAGATGCCCGCCTTGGCGATCAGGGCCGCCTTCCTGGCGAAGCTCGGGATCACCGCGCCCGGCATCGCGAACGACACGACCTCGTCGGTGATCGCGCGCATCATGGCGTCGGGGGAGATCTCCAGCGAGGCCTTGACCAGGTTGCGGTAGAAGACCATGTGCAGGTTCTCGTCCGTGGACACCCGGGCCAGCAGCCGCTCGGCCAGCGGGTCCTGCGTGTAGCGGCCGGTGTTGCGGTGCGAGATCCGGGTGGCCAGCTCCTGGAACGAGACATACGCGCAGACCTGCAGCAACGGCTTGTCGCCGGTGTCGTAGCCGGCCTGCATCGTCTCCATCCGCATGCGCTCCAGCTCGACCGGGTCGACGGCGCGGGTGACCAGCAGGTAGTCGCGGATGCAGATGCCGTGGCGGCCCTCTTCGGCCGTCCAGCGGTGCACCCAGGTGCCCCACGCGCCGTCGCGGCCGAACGCGCGCTCGATCTCGCGGTGGTAGCTCGGCAGGTTGTCCTCGGTGAGGAGGTTGACCT
The window above is part of the Amycolatopsis camponoti genome. Proteins encoded here:
- a CDS encoding acyl-ACP desaturase, with protein sequence MPVPESTRLLYELEGTVEENLNRHLAAAQEWMPHEYVPWSQGRDFAELGGEAWDPEQSRVSPIARTALEVNLLTEDNLPSYHREIERAFGRDGAWGTWVHRWTAEEGRHGICIRDYLLVTRAVDPVELERMRMETMQAGYDTGDKPLLQVCAYVSFQELATRISHRNTGRYTQDPLAERLLARVSTDENLHMVFYRNLVKASLEISPDAMMRAITDEVVSFAMPGAVIPSFARKAALIAKAGIYDLRIHHDDVVLPLLRYWKVFDLTNLGPVGEAARDELATFLKALDAQAARFEERRDAAEARRNKIKNG